One Nitrosomonas sp. PY1 DNA window includes the following coding sequences:
- a CDS encoding UDP-glucose/GDP-mannose dehydrogenase family protein: protein MKVSIFGTGYVGLVTGSCLAEVGHNVFCVDIDQNKIDNLNKGILPIWEPGLENIVERGVREGRLHFTTDAAKAIDHSEIQIIAVGTPPSEDGSADLQHVLKVAEVIARNMQDYKVVLNKSTVPVGSAKKVQAKINQILTERGKQIPFDVVSNPEFLKEGAAVDDFMKPDRIIIGTRSIKAKECMVELYEPFNRNHERTLFMDVESAELTKYAANAMLATKISFMNELANIAEKLGADIEQVRNGIGADPRIGYHFIYPGCGYGGSCFPKDVQALQKAAEQVGYDAELLKATETVNYRQKNKLFEKIKQHFGNANALAGKTMAVWGLSFKPNTDDMREAPSRTLIEALWESGVKVQAFDPVAMKECQRIYGQRDDLILMGTKEQALRNADALIVVTEWQQFRVPDFDLVKAELINPVIFDGRNLFGVEAMKRRGFVYYSIGRN from the coding sequence ATGAAAGTTAGTATCTTTGGTACAGGGTACGTTGGTTTAGTTACTGGTAGCTGTTTGGCAGAGGTTGGTCACAATGTGTTTTGTGTCGATATTGATCAGAATAAGATCGACAATTTGAATAAAGGCATCTTGCCAATATGGGAGCCTGGACTTGAAAACATCGTTGAACGTGGCGTGCGCGAAGGACGCTTGCATTTTACTACGGATGCAGCAAAAGCTATTGACCATAGTGAAATACAAATTATTGCCGTGGGCACTCCACCGAGTGAAGATGGATCTGCCGATTTACAGCATGTTTTAAAGGTTGCTGAGGTCATCGCTCGAAACATGCAGGATTATAAAGTAGTGCTAAATAAATCGACAGTTCCGGTGGGCTCGGCAAAAAAAGTCCAAGCAAAAATCAACCAGATATTGACTGAGCGCGGCAAACAAATTCCATTCGATGTGGTTTCCAATCCGGAATTTCTAAAGGAAGGCGCGGCTGTTGATGATTTCATGAAGCCGGATCGTATTATCATTGGAACCCGTTCGATAAAAGCGAAAGAATGTATGGTTGAACTGTATGAACCATTTAACCGCAATCATGAACGCACTTTATTTATGGATGTTGAAAGTGCAGAACTGACAAAGTATGCAGCCAATGCGATGCTGGCAACCAAGATAAGCTTTATGAATGAATTGGCCAATATTGCAGAGAAGCTAGGTGCGGATATTGAGCAGGTGCGTAACGGTATCGGCGCAGATCCCCGTATTGGATATCACTTTATCTATCCGGGTTGTGGTTATGGTGGTAGTTGTTTTCCTAAAGATGTGCAAGCATTGCAAAAGGCTGCTGAGCAAGTTGGCTATGATGCCGAGCTGCTTAAAGCAACAGAAACCGTTAATTATCGTCAAAAAAATAAATTATTCGAGAAAATCAAACAACATTTTGGCAATGCTAACGCGCTTGCCGGTAAAACTATGGCTGTGTGGGGGCTCAGTTTTAAGCCAAATACCGATGATATGCGAGAAGCGCCTAGCCGCACGTTGATCGAAGCGCTTTGGGAATCGGGTGTAAAAGTGCAAGCCTTTGATCCAGTAGCGATGAAAGAGTGTCAGCGTATCTATGGTCAACGTGACGATTTGATTCTTATGGGAACTAAAGAGCAAGCATTACGTAATGCAGATGCGTTGATTGTTGTTACGGAATGGCAACAATTTCGCGTGCCAGATTTCGATCTCGTTAAAGCCGAGCTTATTAATCCTGTCATTTTTGACGGTCGCAATTTATTCGGTGTAGAAGCCATGAAACGCCGTGGTTTTGTTTATTATTCGATCGGAAGAAATTAA
- a CDS encoding NAD-dependent epimerase — MKVLVTGVAGFIGMHVAQVLLKRGDEVIGIDNFNDYYDPRLKHARLGQLVDYLNFKFTQGDIADRKVVEDLFAKEKPQRVINLAAQAGVRYSLKNPHVYMQTNLIGFGNILEGCRHNEVEHLVYASSSSVYGANTRMPFSVDDSVDHPVSLYAATKKANELMAHTYSHLYGLPTTGLRYFTVYGPWGRPDMSPWLFTSAILEDRAIDVFNHGKMQRDFTYVDDIAEGTVRVLDRVASSDLHFKTDAPNPGSSYAPYRVYNIGNHQPVELITFIKIIEDALERTAKKNLLPMQPGDVIATYADVEDLKRDIHFEPKTELAVGIRKWVDWYRSYINRP, encoded by the coding sequence ATGAAAGTTCTGGTAACGGGTGTTGCTGGTTTTATCGGTATGCATGTTGCGCAGGTTTTGCTTAAACGGGGTGATGAGGTGATAGGAATTGATAATTTCAATGACTATTATGATCCACGTCTCAAACACGCCAGGCTTGGACAACTGGTTGACTATCTCAATTTTAAATTTACGCAAGGCGATATCGCCGATCGAAAAGTCGTTGAAGATTTGTTTGCCAAAGAAAAGCCGCAGCGGGTCATTAATCTCGCGGCACAAGCTGGTGTTCGATATTCTCTAAAGAATCCACATGTATATATGCAAACCAACTTGATTGGTTTTGGCAATATACTTGAGGGTTGCCGTCATAATGAAGTAGAACACCTAGTGTATGCGAGTTCATCCAGTGTATATGGGGCAAATACTCGGATGCCTTTTTCCGTTGATGATAGTGTTGATCATCCGGTGAGTCTGTATGCGGCTACTAAGAAAGCCAATGAATTGATGGCGCATACCTATAGCCATTTGTATGGATTACCAACTACAGGGTTGCGTTATTTTACGGTTTATGGTCCCTGGGGGCGTCCGGATATGTCTCCCTGGTTATTCACGAGTGCTATTCTTGAGGATCGCGCTATCGATGTATTCAATCATGGCAAAATGCAGCGTGATTTTACCTATGTGGATGACATTGCTGAGGGGACTGTTCGCGTTCTGGATCGTGTTGCATCATCTGATTTGCACTTTAAAACCGATGCGCCTAATCCAGGTTCTAGTTATGCGCCTTATCGGGTTTATAACATCGGTAACCATCAACCTGTAGAATTGATTACTTTTATTAAAATAATCGAAGATGCTTTAGAGCGAACCGCTAAAAAGAATTTGCTGCCCATGCAACCAGGTGACGTGATTGCTACTTATGCTGATGTTGAAGATCTCAAACGTGATATCCATTTTGAACCAAAAACCGAACTTGCGGTTGGAATCAGAAAATGGGTGGATTGGTATCGAAGCTATATTAATCGACCTTAA
- a CDS encoding glycosyltransferase family 4 protein — translation MNIVIFIHSLRRGGAERTVVNLANEWLKHGNQVTVITLEDKSTDFYQMNVGITHISLNLARESSNIFKAIFANLNRILRLRRVLCRIKPDVVLGMMTISAALAILAGIRLGIPVVGSERVYPPMFPLNRFWHQIRQWTYPHAASIVMQTHKGLTWLQNEIPRANGSVIPNPIPYPLSVFEPKLAPQTLLADERKLLLGVGRLADQKRFDCCLMSFATLAKRYGDWDLVILGEGPLRGALELQIKALGLESRVHLPGGVGNVGDWYARADLYVMSSSFEGFPNTLVEAMAHGCAVVSYDCDTGPRDIIRDGEDGLLVNPVGDVTALTSALDQLMGDDKRRERMAQKAVDVRERFSVESVLAMWDSLFIKVVAKSATYLK, via the coding sequence ATGAATATTGTAATTTTTATCCATTCTTTACGTCGAGGGGGAGCTGAACGTACTGTTGTTAACTTAGCGAATGAATGGCTGAAGCACGGTAATCAAGTAACAGTGATTACGCTTGAAGATAAATCTACTGATTTCTATCAGATGAATGTCGGTATTACGCATATTTCACTTAATCTTGCTAGAGAGTCTTCAAATATTTTTAAGGCAATTTTTGCAAACTTAAACCGTATCTTAAGATTGCGTAGGGTGCTTTGCAGAATTAAACCGGATGTTGTGTTGGGTATGATGACAATCAGTGCCGCACTTGCTATCTTGGCGGGTATTCGTCTGGGCATTCCGGTCGTGGGTTCCGAACGTGTTTATCCTCCGATGTTTCCCCTGAATCGATTTTGGCATCAGATTCGTCAATGGACTTATCCCCATGCAGCTTCGATAGTTATGCAAACGCATAAGGGATTAACTTGGTTGCAGAATGAGATTCCGCGAGCCAATGGCTCTGTTATTCCCAATCCGATTCCCTATCCATTATCGGTGTTTGAGCCTAAGTTAGCTCCACAAACATTGCTTGCGGACGAGCGTAAATTATTGTTGGGAGTAGGGCGCTTAGCGGATCAAAAACGATTTGACTGTTGTTTGATGTCGTTTGCAACGCTTGCGAAGCGTTATGGGGATTGGGACCTGGTGATTCTTGGGGAAGGGCCGCTGAGAGGGGCGTTGGAATTACAAATTAAAGCGTTGGGTTTGGAATCACGCGTGCATTTACCGGGTGGAGTGGGTAATGTGGGCGATTGGTATGCGCGTGCAGATTTATATGTGATGAGTTCAAGCTTTGAAGGATTCCCGAATACATTGGTTGAAGCGATGGCGCATGGGTGCGCGGTGGTAAGTTATGATTGCGACACGGGTCCGCGCGATATTATTCGTGATGGTGAAGATGGGTTGTTGGTGAATCCAGTGGGTGATGTGACGGCGTTGACATCGGCGCTGGATCAATTGATGGGAGATGATAAGCGGCGTGAGCGTATGGCACAAAAAGCGGTCGATGTCCGCGAGCGCTTTTCGGTAGAGAGTGTTTTGGCGATGTGGGATAGCCTTTTTATCAAGGTCGTTGCTAAGTCGGCGACGTATTTGAAGTAA
- a CDS encoding glycosyltransferase family 4 protein — MARKILFCVSAMSSGGAERVAANLANAWVERGYQVTLVVTYSKRGECFYALSDKIQLCYLSDLVGSFDRLGLFVQFKRLFALRRLIKTIQPDVVLSFLTNVNVATILAAWGSGYAVVVSERIYPPMEPVGRFYNILRVLTYPYAASIVVQTKMGMQWIIENIRGAQGSVIPNPIPYPLSVFEPKLAPQTLLADGRKLLLGVGRLADQKRFDCCLMSFATLAKRYGDWDLVILGEGPLRGALESQIRALGLESRVHLPGGVGNVGDWYARADLYVMSSSFEGFPNTLVEAMAHGCAVVSYDCDTGPRDIIRDGEDGLLVNPVGDVTALTSALDQLMGDDKRRERMAQKAVDVRERFSVESILAMWDEVFSKIIAQQGKNRHRST, encoded by the coding sequence ATGGCTAGGAAAATTCTTTTTTGTGTGAGTGCAATGAGTAGCGGAGGCGCTGAGCGGGTTGCTGCAAACTTGGCCAATGCATGGGTCGAGCGTGGATACCAAGTAACGCTTGTGGTGACGTATTCGAAGCGCGGAGAGTGTTTTTATGCGTTGTCAGACAAGATTCAATTATGTTATTTATCTGATCTGGTGGGGAGTTTTGATCGGCTCGGTCTGTTTGTTCAGTTCAAGCGTCTTTTTGCGCTACGGCGTTTGATTAAAACTATCCAACCTGATGTGGTGCTCTCTTTTCTTACCAATGTAAATGTCGCCACGATACTGGCTGCGTGGGGTAGTGGATATGCTGTGGTTGTTTCTGAGCGAATCTATCCACCTATGGAACCAGTTGGTCGGTTTTATAACATATTGCGTGTGCTTACCTATCCTTATGCAGCGTCGATTGTTGTGCAGACAAAAATGGGCATGCAATGGATAATCGAGAATATTCGAGGCGCACAAGGCTCTGTTATTCCCAATCCGATTCCCTATCCATTATCGGTGTTTGAGCCTAAGTTAGCTCCACAAACATTGCTTGCGGACGGGCGTAAATTATTATTGGGAGTAGGGCGCTTAGCGGATCAAAAACGATTTGACTGTTGTTTGATGTCGTTTGCAACGCTTGCGAAGCGTTATGGGGATTGGGACCTGGTGATTCTTGGGGAAGGGCCGCTGAGAGGGGCGTTGGAATCGCAAATTAGAGCGTTGGGTTTGGAATCACGCGTGCATTTACCGGGTGGAGTGGGTAATGTGGGCGATTGGTATGCGCGTGCAGATTTATATGTGATGAGTTCAAGCTTTGAAGGATTCCCGAATACATTGGTTGAAGCGATGGCGCATGGGTGCGCGGTGGTAAGTTATGATTGCGACACGGGTCCGCGCGATATTATTCGTGATGGTGAAGATGGGTTGTTGGTGAATCCAGTGGGTGATGTGACGGCGTTGACATCAGCGCTGGATCAATTGATGGGGGATGATAAGCGGCGTGAGCGCATGGCACAAAAAGCGGTCGATGTCCGCGAGCGCTTTTCGGTAGAAAGTATTTTGGCGATGTGGGATGAAGTTTTTAGCAAAATAATAGCGCAGCAAGGGAAAAATCGGCATCGTTCAACTTGA
- a CDS encoding O-antigen ligase, producing MSLNNDKNNVHWLASLSLIGLVIVFFTNWPIYHYRFGGPETTWYYVIAWIMAAAFVFLKPKIVKLLLSEPMFYWFLVYALSGLLWVVFVDAGYFSAEDRSWRSRFLALLLFSACFVLTAGVDFRRLVAVWFGCALFAAVCFWIDYLVPFTFIPADQKGSNPGRAAGFFVNANIAGGLLVIMCIAIMPFIAMRWRIFLILVMGMGVFPTFSRSAMLLAILVSLVWILRGHFNKKTLLILLVVVPFVSIIGATLFSIGLSSTEINHDNVAGRLQFFETMGKESNDESAQERRYVAELAWQRFTENPLVGYGMRELDETFPAWGFPHPPHNMYLQLMFEQGIWGGILYATFMGIILFKGIRLYRRASSRQGSEFGVAFILIAVYFAFLGFFSNTLLSETVGIITLAALMAKERELISSDRRCA from the coding sequence ATGTCGCTAAATAACGATAAAAATAATGTTCATTGGTTGGCTTCTTTAAGCTTAATAGGGCTAGTAATAGTTTTTTTTACGAATTGGCCCATTTATCATTATAGATTTGGTGGGCCAGAAACGACTTGGTATTATGTGATCGCATGGATCATGGCTGCAGCTTTTGTTTTCCTGAAGCCGAAAATAGTGAAGTTGTTATTGTCTGAGCCAATGTTTTATTGGTTTCTAGTTTATGCGCTATCGGGTTTGCTGTGGGTCGTATTTGTCGATGCAGGTTATTTTTCGGCCGAAGATCGATCATGGCGTAGCCGGTTTCTCGCGTTATTACTTTTTTCAGCTTGTTTTGTGTTGACTGCAGGGGTCGATTTTCGGCGACTTGTAGCTGTTTGGTTCGGGTGTGCTTTGTTTGCTGCGGTATGTTTTTGGATAGATTATCTTGTGCCATTTACATTTATTCCGGCAGATCAAAAAGGAAGTAATCCTGGTCGAGCAGCTGGTTTTTTCGTTAATGCCAATATTGCAGGTGGGCTATTGGTGATCATGTGTATCGCTATCATGCCTTTTATTGCGATGCGTTGGCGTATTTTTCTGATTCTGGTTATGGGAATGGGAGTGTTCCCGACATTTTCTCGTTCGGCTATGCTGCTAGCGATATTAGTATCTTTGGTATGGATTCTACGTGGCCATTTTAATAAGAAAACCTTGCTAATATTATTAGTTGTCGTACCCTTTGTATCCATTATTGGCGCTACGCTATTTTCAATAGGATTAAGTTCCACAGAAATTAACCATGATAATGTAGCAGGACGGTTACAGTTTTTTGAGACGATGGGTAAAGAGTCGAACGATGAAAGCGCACAGGAGAGGAGATATGTTGCCGAATTGGCTTGGCAAAGATTTACTGAGAACCCTCTTGTAGGGTACGGTATGAGGGAACTGGATGAAACCTTTCCAGCATGGGGTTTTCCTCACCCACCGCATAATATGTATTTGCAGTTAATGTTTGAGCAAGGTATATGGGGCGGAATTCTTTATGCCACTTTCATGGGGATTATTTTGTTCAAAGGAATACGCTTGTATCGTCGTGCTTCATCTCGTCAGGGTTCTGAGTTTGGTGTCGCATTTATTTTGATTGCCGTATATTTTGCATTTCTGGGTTTCTTCAGCAATACTTTGTTAAGTGAAACTGTTGGAATTATTACTCTAGCAGCCTTGATGGCTAAGGAACGTGAGCTTATTTCTTCCGACCGAAGATGCGCTTGA
- a CDS encoding glycosyltransferase family 4 protein, with the protein MARKILFCVSAMSSGGAERVAANLANAWVERGYQVTLVVTYSKRGECFYALSDKIQLCYLSDLVGNFDRLGLFVQFKRLFALRHLIKTIQPDVVLSFLTNVNVATILAAWGSGYAVVVSERTYPPVRSIGRFYELLRKLTYPYASSVVMQTHKGLSWLQSAIPRAKGTVVPNPVSYPLSAFEPRLVPLTLLADKRRLLLAVGRLIALKQFDCCLMSFATLAKRYGDWDLVILGEGPLRGALESQIKALGLESRVHLPGGVGNVGDWYARADLYVMSSSFEGFPNTLVEAMAHGCAVVSYDCDTGPRDIIRDGEDGLLVNPVGDVTALTSALDQLMGDDKRRERMAQKAVDVRERFSVESVLAMWDKLFDRVKR; encoded by the coding sequence ATGGCTAGAAAAATTCTTTTTTGTGTGAGTGCAATGAGTAGCGGAGGCGCTGAGCGGGTTGCTGCAAACTTGGCAAACGCATGGGTTGAGCGTGGATACCAAGTAACGCTTGTGGTGACGTATTCGAAGCGCGGAGAGTGTTTTTATGCGCTGTCAGACAAAATTCAATTGTGTTATTTATCTGATCTGGTGGGGAATTTTGATCGGCTCGGTCTGTTTGTTCAGTTCAAGCGTCTTTTTGCGCTACGGCATTTGATTAAAACAATCCAACCTGATGTGGTGCTCTCTTTTCTTACCAATGTAAATGTCGCCACGATACTGGCTGCGTGGGGTAGTGGATATGCTGTGGTTGTTTCAGAAAGAACTTATCCACCTGTAAGGTCCATTGGTCGATTCTATGAATTGCTTCGGAAATTGACTTACCCGTATGCATCATCGGTGGTTATGCAAACCCATAAAGGGTTGAGTTGGTTACAGAGCGCAATTCCACGAGCTAAAGGTACGGTCGTTCCTAACCCAGTTTCATATCCACTATCGGCTTTTGAGCCTAGGTTGGTTCCGCTTACGCTGCTTGCGGATAAACGTAGACTTCTTTTGGCGGTAGGGCGATTGATAGCATTAAAGCAATTTGACTGTTGTTTGATGTCGTTTGCAACGCTTGCGAAGCGTTATGGGGATTGGGACCTGGTGATTCTTGGGGAAGGGCCGCTGAGAGGGGCGTTGGAATCGCAAATTAAAGCGTTGGGTTTGGAATCACGCGTGCATTTACCGGGTGGAGTGGGTAATGTGGGCGATTGGTATGCGCGTGCAGATTTATATGTGATGAGTTCAAGCTTTGAAGGATTCCCGAATACATTGGTTGAAGCGATGGCGCATGGGTGCGCGGTGGTAAGTTATGATTGCGACACGGGTCCGCGCGATATTATTCGTGATGGTGAAGATGGGTTGTTGGTGAATCCAGTGGGTGATGTGACGGCGTTGACATCAGCGCTGGATCAATTGATGGGGGATGATAAGCGGCGTGAGCGCATGGCACAAAAAGCGGTCGATGTCCGCGAGCGCTTTTCGGTAGAGAGTGTTTTGGCGATGTGGGATAAGCTGTTCGATCGCGTCAAAAGGTAA
- the murJ gene encoding murein biosynthesis integral membrane protein MurJ: MAFFSRIRHHITNPESYHRRIASSFLLVSAFVLIGRLAGAAKEMAIAWRYGISEIVDAYVLVFSLINWPVSVWFSVLSIVLVPLLARLKVSNAIDIQQFRNEVFGFTIVLGILLSILIYFSFPYILRANWTGLPISTQHLADNFATGLASIGLLGIVINLFSAWMLANGHHRNTLFEAIPALVIFVVLFLPSTWMTEPLLWGTLIGVVFQLVALSIPLMQSNQLKLPRFTFQSPAWKGFWNAIGVLAISQTLMSFSIIIDQFTAANLGVGAISTLSYSNRVLALLLSLGAMAIGRAVLPVFSDMHAKGEGDLKKTALQWCGWMFLLGLGVLLIFWILSPWVIAILFERGQFSAADTQSVSDVLRWGLIQVPFFYAGLVLVQLLASHERYNVIAFFTVTNLFIKIIGNLFLPDLMGVSGIALSTGLMYVWSTACLYIASRRFI; encoded by the coding sequence ATGGCTTTTTTTAGTCGCATTCGCCATCACATTACCAATCCAGAATCATATCATCGTCGAATCGCGAGCAGTTTTTTATTGGTGAGCGCTTTTGTTTTGATAGGTAGGCTAGCCGGTGCAGCCAAGGAAATGGCAATTGCGTGGCGCTATGGCATTAGCGAGATTGTAGATGCGTATGTTTTGGTTTTCTCCCTGATTAATTGGCCTGTATCGGTTTGGTTTAGTGTTTTATCCATTGTTTTGGTGCCACTTCTGGCTCGTTTGAAAGTAAGCAATGCGATAGATATCCAGCAATTTAGGAATGAAGTATTTGGATTTACGATTGTTCTAGGCATTCTTCTCAGTATTCTTATTTACTTTTCATTCCCATATATCCTGAGAGCGAATTGGACAGGATTACCTATTTCTACACAGCATTTGGCCGATAATTTTGCAACGGGATTAGCGTCAATCGGATTGCTGGGGATTGTGATCAATTTGTTTTCTGCATGGATGTTAGCTAATGGGCATCACCGAAATACGCTTTTCGAAGCGATACCTGCATTAGTGATTTTTGTGGTGTTATTTTTGCCATCTACTTGGATGACTGAGCCTTTACTTTGGGGGACATTGATAGGCGTGGTGTTTCAACTGGTGGCACTGTCGATTCCTTTGATGCAAAGTAACCAACTAAAATTACCTCGTTTCACTTTTCAATCGCCTGCGTGGAAAGGTTTCTGGAATGCCATCGGAGTATTGGCGATTAGTCAAACGTTAATGAGTTTTTCCATAATCATCGATCAATTTACTGCGGCTAATCTAGGGGTTGGTGCTATCTCCACTCTGAGTTACTCCAATCGTGTACTTGCGCTTTTGTTGAGTCTAGGAGCAATGGCAATTGGTAGGGCGGTTTTGCCTGTGTTCTCAGATATGCATGCAAAAGGTGAAGGCGATCTTAAGAAAACCGCGTTGCAGTGGTGCGGGTGGATGTTTTTGCTTGGACTGGGGGTGCTTTTGATATTTTGGATACTTTCACCCTGGGTTATCGCTATTCTCTTTGAAAGAGGACAATTTAGCGCCGCGGATACGCAAAGCGTTTCGGATGTATTGCGTTGGGGATTGATTCAAGTGCCATTTTTTTATGCGGGATTGGTTCTCGTGCAGTTATTAGCAAGCCATGAGCGTTATAATGTCATTGCGTTTTTTACGGTTACGAATTTGTTCATTAAAATCATCGGCAATCTATTTCTGCCCGATTTGATGGGAGTATCAGGAATTGCTCTGTCAACTGGATTGATGTACGTATGGTCGACTGCTTGTCTTTATATTGCTTCGCGGCGATTCATTTAA